In Cognatishimia sp. WU-CL00825, one genomic interval encodes:
- a CDS encoding CPBP family intramembrane glutamic endopeptidase: protein MSQYAPHEALIQAARASASLPRLLASLVMLFLSIGAFNLALGQILLGQVDGDTLISEMGQGSTPRGVLLVLFSFLTSVAALWVVLRLMHQRGLRSLLGPVTLVYRDFFRVMRLGLIMVAVILILPVPEVMRPHFNLSFSQWLPWLPLGLTAVLVQVTTEELIFRGYFQSQLAARSTHPLVWMVLPSLLFGFLHYSPDTYGDNALLIAIWSMAFGCAAADLTARSGSLGPAIALHFVNNVSAILIVSMQSHWDGLALLSTSYAPQNTDILRAALWTEGLALLCLWLVARIAIRR from the coding sequence ATGTCACAATATGCGCCTCACGAAGCTTTGATTCAGGCGGCCCGCGCCTCTGCCAGTTTGCCAAGATTGCTGGCCAGTCTTGTTATGCTTTTTCTCAGTATTGGTGCCTTTAATCTGGCCCTTGGACAAATCTTGCTTGGGCAAGTGGATGGAGACACCCTGATTTCTGAGATGGGGCAAGGCAGCACACCACGCGGCGTGCTATTGGTGCTGTTTTCCTTTCTCACATCAGTGGCCGCCCTTTGGGTTGTCTTGCGGTTGATGCATCAACGCGGTCTGCGCAGCCTGCTTGGGCCCGTGACGCTGGTCTACAGGGATTTCTTTCGCGTGATGCGTCTGGGCCTGATCATGGTTGCGGTGATCCTGATCCTGCCAGTACCCGAGGTGATGCGCCCGCATTTCAATCTGTCGTTTTCGCAGTGGTTGCCCTGGTTGCCGCTTGGGCTTACGGCGGTATTGGTGCAGGTCACCACCGAAGAGCTGATCTTTCGGGGCTATTTTCAAAGCCAGCTGGCGGCGCGCTCAACCCATCCGCTTGTCTGGATGGTTTTGCCCAGCCTGTTGTTTGGCTTTCTGCATTACAGCCCCGACACCTATGGCGACAATGCACTGCTCATCGCCATCTGGAGCATGGCTTTTGGCTGCGCCGCCGCAGACCTCACAGCGCGCTCCGGCTCTCTAGGGCCAGCGATCGCCCTGCATTTTGTCAATAATGTCAGTGCGATTTTGATAGTTTCGATGCAATCGCATTGGGACGGCCTGGCGCTATTGTCGACCTCTTATGCGCCGCAAAACACCGACATTCTGCGCGCGGCGCTTTGGACAGAGGGTCTGGCCCTGCTGTGTCTTTGGCTTGTTGCACGAATTGCCATAAGGCGCTGA
- the accD gene encoding acetyl-CoA carboxylase, carboxyltransferase subunit beta — protein sequence MNWITNYVRPRINSIFSRREVPENLWSKCPECGTMLFHRELKDNLNVCTQCDHHMGIAPRDRFISLFDGGIFTEISVPAPVADPLHFKDQKKYPDRMKAAQKKTGEAEAMLVAEGEMGRTPIVAAAQDFSFMGGSMSMYVGNAILAGAERAVEMNRPFILFSAAGGARMQEGILGLMQMPRTTIAIQMLKEAGLPYIVVLTHPTTGGVTASYAMLGDVHISEPNALIGFAGARVIEQTIGEKLPEGFQRAEYLLDHGMLDRVTKRTELRGELIAITRMLLGKSPAITADLPAPDKSDDPAAEPAPAETAGQDVPATETP from the coding sequence ATGAACTGGATCACCAATTATGTCCGCCCGCGGATTAACTCGATTTTCTCGCGTCGCGAAGTGCCCGAGAATCTTTGGTCAAAATGCCCGGAATGCGGCACAATGCTGTTCCACCGCGAGCTCAAAGACAATCTGAATGTCTGCACGCAATGTGACCACCACATGGGCATTGCCCCGCGTGATCGGTTTATTTCGCTGTTTGATGGTGGGATTTTCACCGAGATTTCAGTGCCTGCGCCGGTGGCAGACCCGCTGCATTTCAAAGACCAAAAGAAATACCCTGACCGCATGAAGGCCGCGCAAAAGAAAACCGGCGAGGCCGAGGCCATGCTGGTGGCCGAAGGTGAAATGGGCCGCACGCCCATCGTGGCCGCTGCGCAAGACTTCTCGTTTATGGGCGGCTCGATGTCGATGTATGTCGGCAATGCGATTCTGGCCGGTGCTGAACGCGCCGTGGAAATGAATCGCCCATTTATCCTGTTTTCCGCTGCCGGTGGCGCGCGTATGCAAGAAGGCATCCTTGGCCTGATGCAAATGCCGCGCACAACCATCGCGATCCAAATGCTAAAAGAGGCAGGCCTGCCATATATCGTGGTTCTGACCCACCCAACCACCGGGGGCGTCACCGCGTCTTATGCGATGCTGGGCGATGTGCATATTTCCGAACCCAACGCGTTGATCGGTTTTGCCGGGGCGCGCGTGATCGAACAAACCATCGGTGAAAAACTGCCCGAGGGCTTCCAGCGCGCTGAATACCTTCTGGATCACGGCATGCTGGACCGTGTCACCAAACGCACCGAGCTGCGTGGCGAGTTGATCGCCATCACCCGCATGTTGCTTGGCAAGTCTCCGGCCATTACCGCAGATCTGCCTGCGCCTGACAAATCGGACGACCCCGCGGCAGAACCAGCACCCGCGGAAACTGCCGGCCAAGACGTACCCGCAACAGAAACACCTTAG